Proteins encoded together in one Chitinophaga sp. LS1 window:
- the rplT gene encoding 50S ribosomal protein L20 — protein MPRSVNAVASRARRKKILKQAKGFYGKRKNVYTVAKNVLEKGLTYSYVGRKLKKRNYRQLWIARINAAVRAEGITYSEFIHKLSVKNIDLNRKVLADLAMNEPETFKKLVATVK, from the coding sequence ATGCCTCGTTCAGTAAATGCAGTTGCTTCCAGAGCCCGCAGGAAGAAAATTTTAAAGCAGGCCAAGGGTTTTTATGGTAAACGTAAAAACGTTTATACCGTAGCCAAGAACGTATTGGAGAAAGGTCTTACATATAGCTATGTAGGCCGTAAATTAAAGAAGAGAAACTACCGTCAGTTGTGGATCGCGCGTATTAACGCTGCAGTTCGTGCTGAAGGTATCACTTATTCTGAGTTCATCCACAAGCTGTCAGTTAAGAATATCGATCTGAATAGAAAGGTATTGGCTGATCTGGCTATGAATGAGCCTGAGACTTTCAAGAAGCTCGTAGCAACCGTTAAATAA
- a CDS encoding T9SS type B sorting domain-containing protein, translating to MKKILILLYSCLFLAMGIARAQTLYFNIPDTVCMSTNNSTADQAKFVSMNAVLSSNQNGKATWTITTPTGSDADYTILYSDVNSTVKSTQLTGTQALTIQFLTAGTYTFKVVLKRTNGADITSTKTVVAVDCTISTCSGGNAEMPGFSENFGTLPTNTSRMAYSPSSAITYIYQASGDLNDNYYAISNTTQLRPEWVAALDHSGLTRGGMLVANSDYTPSIFFQKEVTGLCRGSVYNFSAWLLNTDSASVLNNNCVNGYKYAGVTFQVLNAANTSQVLAEFKTYAVSMNIKKTQWQRYGGSFTVPSGVTDVLVRIKNNFDGGCGNDIAVDDIEFQYCSPVITAQIEGQADNLKEVLCEGAPTVITSAYTPATYFTNPEYQWEMSDDGGVTWFNVPYGTANNDTLFIAEGELTATKTEAADYYFRVRIYESGSSSETCASPSSAVKITILPMPTLYLTKSQVCEGATVELQASGGFDEFKWSDTTYVGPKRSITLVSDTTITVYGYIYYGIDGGKTCVDSNSASISVDDKPTVEISATPTTICVGSRVTFSVNDTLSAIIPTGGHIYWYKGSDSTGVLLTDFNDLTSMTYTTETIADSVFTVVVKSGQCIVQSEPFHVKLTDIPAPPAGKHLIQCVETGSSTFTPGRTQITGTSGTWSYIAVEGPGVSDPSNVDFSDYITGNKNNPGATFTLLHAGTTVYLQYTVKATANSSCIGYAYDTLTLVAGASAAYAGEDTIQCGTSNVFTMTATPPNTDATGIFAEEGTWTVISGNGVTIDDIHAYNTTVTVTPIGTAQDVVLQWSIANTAGCATTTDEVTLHYTAVPTVTLKPVTICNTATSFSLDTTATSGNPLYYSIAAASTGAMPGFSAVAETPITTWPITVTIPSGVAAGTYNFLLTVRNDYGGCTNTIPFSVNVESPTTDPTGVTVSSPNICTTGSTTLTVTGGTLGQNPDGTDAAQWVWYAGGCGTGTAIGTGATITVTVSATTTFYVRAEGTGLCANSTCASGTVTVYTAPATSNAGADQTHCSDSLFTMAANTATIGTGEWTLVSGKATITNLSSPTTTVFVLAGDTATLAWTITNGACTTSDQVVLINYKQPVQANAGPDSLMQCANSTFTMQATTPAIGTGTWSTFTGSAATITTGMFNNPAATVTLAAGDTATLIWTVTNGTCSSHDYVKLINYATPTTANAGPDTIKQCMTPSFTMSATAPTIGTGKWSVKSGNPVIAAADSSKVNAVITVANGTTAILYWTVTNGTCSSKDSIVLINYQSPDPANAGLDSIVQCNNATFTMAATTPNPATATGTWTLFTGSAASIAAADINKINAIITLPAGDTATAIWTVTNGVCSSSDYIFLKNYQAPSTAQAGPDSTKHCADGTFTMSATAPTIGTGTWTVSKPTAIITNPTSTTAIITVPVGDSVMAYWTVVNGTCSSIDSVKLVNYVKPADADAGPDQHLCSATSFTMAANTPSVATAYGVWSKPAGSTATITSVTSPTTTVTIPVGDSSMLFWTITNGACADVDTVWIVNNNPPAAANAGVDTIKQCNNAAFAMTANTPSVAGATGYWTVVSPSTYTIPAADVNNPTATFSVTAGTTVKLRWTITNLGCTSTDSIVLINYEQPTAVSAGADQTKCAGTAFVMTASAVTVTGATGTWYVRSGNATIATGEEHSESAHITIPNGESAVLSWVVTNGTCADSSSVTLTNLLTPSNANAGADIYHCNDSAFVMAANAPDVAGATGTWTFVGTTTATPSDPNSPTATIIVPAGDSVLAIWTITNGTCPTSDTVKLVNYMSPTAAALPADMQQCMTTTFPVTANAPDVPNAVGHWTVVKGNATFPAADLNSTSTTFTVPNGDSAYVTWTITNGLCQSVDTIKLYNYQQPETANAGPDSIRQCNNATFTMQATAASPATAVGKWSLYPGSAASFSAADSTNPAAVFTLPAGDSATATWTVTNGVCSSSDKVLLINSAMPDQANAGVDFIRQCNNTTFTVAANTPTVTGATGKWTLSNTRATIAAADTSNPTAVITVPVGDSVKAYWTITNGACSTIDSVKLVNYAQPTAAEAGPDQRQCATTAFPMAANTPDVTGATGRWTLSNTRATIAAADISKPTAVITVPVGDSVVAYWTITNGVCSSIDSVKLIDDAMPGTANAGPAQTHCNDSAFTMAANTATAGTGAWSFYTGTTATIATTDVNNPTATIFVPAGDTATAIWTISNGICTSTSTVLLKNDMMPEAANAGPDQTHCNDSLFHMAATPGAITTSTGKWTVISGTATIAATDLNNPTASVIVFAGTSATLQWTLSNGTCTGTPATVTLTNQGPVLNNTISADQTLCASETPAALTGTVALSGGDGTYTYQWQISTTSATTGFSNVTTGTGGTAATYTPATLTADTVWFRRIVTSGSCSNTISNVVKLRRITTSPVVVSVPASVTTNCVAGKDYTTLFGTPVFSHQPFSNEALTVTYTDNTQTPDACTTLIMRTWTAVDRCGLTTSAQQTITVVDTTAPKFTTAAPANVTASCDNVPAAVNLTATDDCSGTLTITPIETRVDIAGQCTNNYYLIRKWVAVDNCGNVSDTLRQTVTVKDTTGPVFSGTAPANVTVDCDKVPAGTTLTATDNCTTGTITVTPVDTRQSISGSTCSNTYQITRTWTATDDCGNSTVLKQIITVVDTTRPVFNTILVADTTVNCDGVPALPTITATDNCSASVKVTVAQTKVFLSTTCSNNYRLTRTWTATDDCGNVATMKQVITVQDTTRPSFTITPPSDTTVSCSAVPTPPSNLSATDNCSATSNVKISYTQTRQSITGACASNYQLIRVWTAKDECGNTNTVRQVITVVDTTKPVIDPAPAAVTVTCGGTIPAAATLYATDNCDGNFPKKATMTTDPYTVDACNGYTITRRWNVSDACGNAAIERVQIITVVACPKPQLDTALPANCSDNTKFALQLLTKVSKPTFTLQSVYPAGTVTTPKSQTSNVFDLNGATQATFIVTDGVTGCVSDPVTYTLQYVQKPTVNLGNDTAICEGNSLTLDAGAANASAGYTIKWNTGATTQQITISAAGTYYATVTNNGCSATDSIKVTVNTPPTVDIRDTTICDGMTVKLNAYVQGASYTWSTGDTGPSITVSTAGTYTVDVSLKGCTVTDQATVTVSTPPNVTLTPDTAICPDQTVMLQVEPDGGSVTWLDGSLTNSIIVSKPGDYWVTVTKGGCVVTDTVTVTNKANISFDLGPDKDICAGGLVVLDATNADVISYLWNDGTTDPIKEVSTPGTYTVTVLDRFCNLTSTDSVKVTVAGIGDISLGNDTTICIGQTLTLSVDAGTGNSIKWQDGATTSTYVVTTTGYYTVTVYNDCGTVTDDITVTYKACEGKPDFPNAFTPNGDGNNDTFKPHVTGTMYDYDLRIYNRWGEQIFISKDSKTGWDGRYKGTLVDVGTYVWMLSYKKILGGPSNVVKGEVTVIR from the coding sequence ATGAAAAAGATTCTAATCCTATTATATAGCTGTTTGTTCCTCGCCATGGGTATAGCGCGGGCGCAAACGCTGTATTTCAACATACCGGATACGGTATGTATGTCAACTAATAATAGTACTGCGGATCAGGCCAAATTTGTTAGTATGAACGCCGTGCTGTCAAGTAACCAGAACGGCAAGGCAACCTGGACAATCACGACGCCAACAGGATCAGATGCAGATTATACCATCCTGTACTCTGACGTCAATTCTACCGTCAAGTCCACTCAGCTAACAGGAACCCAGGCCCTGACAATCCAGTTCCTCACTGCCGGTACTTACACCTTTAAAGTCGTACTCAAAAGAACAAATGGTGCAGACATTACTTCGACTAAAACAGTCGTGGCTGTAGATTGTACCATTTCGACCTGTAGTGGCGGTAATGCCGAAATGCCCGGTTTCTCGGAGAACTTTGGTACCCTGCCGACCAATACGTCAAGAATGGCCTATTCGCCTTCTTCCGCTATTACTTATATTTATCAGGCTTCCGGTGACCTGAACGATAACTATTATGCAATATCCAATACTACACAGCTTAGACCTGAATGGGTAGCTGCCCTGGACCATAGCGGTTTAACCCGCGGTGGTATGCTGGTGGCCAACTCAGATTATACGCCTAGTATCTTCTTCCAGAAAGAAGTGACCGGTCTTTGTCGTGGTTCGGTGTATAACTTCAGCGCCTGGCTCCTTAACACGGATAGCGCCTCTGTATTAAACAACAATTGCGTAAACGGTTATAAATACGCTGGGGTCACCTTCCAGGTACTGAATGCGGCAAATACCAGTCAAGTACTCGCAGAATTTAAAACCTATGCGGTATCGATGAACATCAAGAAAACACAATGGCAAAGGTATGGTGGTTCATTCACTGTACCTTCCGGTGTTACAGACGTTCTGGTAAGGATCAAAAACAATTTCGACGGTGGTTGTGGTAACGATATTGCAGTTGATGATATCGAATTCCAATATTGTAGCCCCGTTATCACGGCACAGATTGAAGGCCAGGCCGATAACCTGAAAGAGGTATTGTGTGAAGGCGCTCCTACCGTGATAACCTCCGCTTATACACCTGCTACCTACTTCACTAATCCGGAGTACCAGTGGGAAATGTCTGATGATGGTGGTGTGACCTGGTTCAACGTACCTTATGGTACTGCGAACAACGACACCCTCTTTATCGCTGAAGGCGAACTGACTGCTACCAAAACGGAAGCAGCAGATTATTATTTCCGTGTAAGGATCTACGAAAGTGGCAGCTCTTCAGAAACCTGTGCTTCCCCTTCTTCTGCGGTCAAAATTACCATCCTCCCAATGCCAACCCTTTACCTGACCAAGAGCCAGGTGTGTGAGGGCGCCACTGTCGAGTTGCAGGCTTCGGGCGGTTTTGATGAATTTAAATGGAGCGATACCACTTATGTCGGTCCTAAACGTTCGATCACACTGGTTTCTGATACCACCATTACCGTATATGGATATATTTATTATGGTATTGATGGTGGTAAAACCTGTGTGGACTCCAACAGCGCAAGCATTAGTGTTGATGATAAACCTACAGTGGAGATCTCTGCAACACCAACCACTATTTGCGTGGGTAGCAGAGTTACCTTCTCCGTAAACGACACATTATCAGCTATAATTCCTACTGGCGGTCATATATATTGGTATAAGGGTAGCGATTCTACCGGCGTATTGTTGACAGATTTTAATGATCTGACATCGATGACTTATACAACAGAGACGATCGCAGATAGTGTATTTACGGTCGTCGTCAAATCGGGCCAATGTATCGTGCAGTCCGAACCATTCCATGTGAAACTCACAGATATACCGGCGCCACCTGCGGGTAAGCACCTGATCCAGTGTGTGGAAACCGGAAGCAGTACGTTCACCCCAGGCCGTACACAGATTACCGGTACATCAGGAACATGGTCTTATATTGCTGTGGAAGGACCCGGTGTGTCTGATCCGAGCAACGTTGACTTCTCTGACTACATTACCGGGAATAAAAATAACCCGGGGGCTACCTTTACATTGCTACACGCAGGTACCACCGTATACCTCCAGTATACTGTGAAAGCTACCGCCAACTCTTCCTGTATTGGTTATGCATACGATACGCTGACGCTCGTAGCTGGTGCTTCTGCTGCTTATGCAGGTGAGGACACCATCCAGTGTGGTACTTCGAATGTATTTACGATGACGGCTACGCCTCCTAACACAGACGCAACCGGCATATTTGCAGAAGAAGGTACCTGGACGGTGATCTCCGGTAATGGTGTAACCATCGATGATATCCATGCTTATAATACAACTGTAACGGTAACTCCTATAGGTACAGCACAGGATGTAGTACTGCAATGGAGTATCGCGAATACCGCAGGTTGTGCTACCACTACCGATGAAGTGACCCTGCACTATACAGCTGTTCCAACAGTGACCCTGAAACCGGTGACCATCTGTAACACCGCAACTTCCTTCTCACTGGATACAACTGCGACTTCAGGTAATCCTTTATATTATAGTATCGCTGCTGCCAGCACAGGTGCAATGCCTGGGTTCAGTGCGGTTGCCGAAACACCAATTACTACATGGCCAATCACTGTTACTATTCCGAGTGGTGTTGCTGCAGGTACTTACAACTTCCTGCTGACCGTAAGAAATGATTATGGTGGTTGTACCAATACAATTCCGTTCTCTGTAAACGTAGAATCACCTACCACTGATCCTACCGGCGTAACCGTAAGTTCTCCGAACATTTGTACTACTGGCTCTACTACCCTGACTGTAACAGGTGGTACCCTTGGTCAAAACCCGGATGGTACCGATGCGGCACAATGGGTATGGTACGCAGGCGGCTGTGGTACAGGTACTGCTATCGGTACAGGTGCGACAATCACGGTGACCGTTTCTGCTACCACTACATTCTATGTAAGAGCAGAAGGTACCGGCTTATGTGCGAATTCAACCTGTGCAAGCGGAACTGTAACTGTATATACTGCTCCTGCTACTTCCAATGCAGGTGCTGACCAAACACATTGTAGCGACTCCCTGTTCACCATGGCAGCTAACACAGCTACTATCGGTACAGGTGAATGGACCCTGGTAAGTGGTAAAGCAACGATCACTAATTTATCCAGCCCGACCACTACAGTGTTTGTACTGGCTGGTGACACTGCTACACTGGCATGGACCATTACGAATGGGGCTTGTACTACTTCAGACCAGGTGGTGCTGATCAACTACAAACAACCAGTTCAGGCAAATGCCGGTCCTGATTCTCTTATGCAGTGTGCGAATAGTACCTTTACCATGCAGGCGACAACACCTGCCATCGGTACCGGTACCTGGTCAACCTTCACAGGTAGCGCTGCCACTATCACTACAGGTATGTTCAACAATCCTGCAGCTACTGTGACCCTGGCAGCTGGTGATACAGCTACTTTAATATGGACAGTGACCAACGGAACCTGTTCTTCTCACGACTACGTAAAACTGATTAACTACGCAACTCCTACTACTGCCAATGCAGGTCCGGATACGATTAAACAGTGTATGACACCTTCCTTCACCATGTCCGCAACTGCACCTACCATTGGTACAGGTAAGTGGTCTGTGAAGAGTGGTAATCCTGTTATTGCAGCGGCAGACAGCAGCAAAGTAAATGCTGTGATCACCGTTGCAAATGGTACAACTGCAATTCTTTACTGGACTGTCACCAACGGTACATGTTCATCTAAAGACAGCATTGTATTAATTAACTACCAGAGCCCTGATCCTGCTAACGCTGGTCTGGATTCAATCGTTCAGTGTAATAACGCTACCTTCACCATGGCAGCGACTACACCTAATCCTGCTACAGCAACAGGTACCTGGACCCTCTTTACCGGTAGCGCAGCAAGCATCGCTGCTGCTGATATAAATAAGATCAATGCTATCATCACCCTGCCAGCCGGCGATACCGCCACGGCTATCTGGACAGTGACAAACGGTGTATGTTCCAGCTCTGATTATATCTTCCTGAAGAATTACCAGGCGCCTTCTACGGCACAAGCTGGTCCTGATTCAACCAAGCATTGTGCGGACGGTACTTTCACCATGTCTGCCACTGCACCCACCATCGGTACCGGTACCTGGACCGTGTCCAAACCAACAGCTATCATCACAAATCCAACCAGCACTACCGCTATCATCACAGTTCCTGTTGGCGACAGCGTAATGGCTTACTGGACAGTTGTAAATGGTACATGTTCTTCTATAGATAGCGTGAAACTGGTGAACTATGTAAAACCAGCCGACGCAGATGCGGGTCCTGACCAACACCTGTGTAGCGCTACCAGTTTTACCATGGCTGCGAATACACCTTCTGTAGCTACTGCTTACGGTGTATGGAGCAAGCCAGCCGGTTCTACTGCTACTATCACAAGCGTAACAAGTCCGACCACTACTGTGACCATCCCTGTGGGTGACAGCAGTATGTTGTTCTGGACAATTACCAATGGTGCTTGTGCAGATGTGGATACTGTATGGATTGTGAACAACAATCCGCCAGCTGCTGCCAATGCCGGTGTTGACACGATTAAACAATGTAACAACGCTGCTTTCGCCATGACGGCGAATACACCTTCTGTAGCTGGTGCTACCGGTTACTGGACAGTGGTATCTCCTTCTACTTATACCATCCCTGCTGCGGATGTAAACAATCCGACAGCTACTTTCTCTGTAACCGCAGGTACGACCGTAAAACTGAGATGGACAATCACTAACCTGGGATGTACTTCTACCGATAGCATTGTGCTGATCAACTACGAACAGCCAACTGCGGTAAGTGCAGGTGCAGACCAGACCAAGTGTGCGGGTACCGCTTTCGTAATGACTGCTTCTGCAGTAACCGTAACAGGTGCGACCGGTACCTGGTATGTACGCAGTGGTAACGCAACAATCGCTACCGGCGAAGAACACAGCGAAAGTGCCCATATCACTATTCCAAACGGCGAATCTGCTGTATTAAGTTGGGTAGTAACAAACGGCACTTGTGCTGACTCTTCTTCTGTAACACTGACCAACCTCCTCACTCCTTCCAATGCAAATGCAGGAGCGGATATCTATCATTGTAATGACAGTGCTTTCGTAATGGCCGCCAACGCTCCTGACGTAGCCGGTGCTACCGGTACCTGGACATTCGTTGGTACTACTACTGCTACACCAAGTGATCCGAACAGCCCAACTGCAACGATCATTGTACCGGCAGGCGATAGCGTACTGGCTATATGGACGATTACCAACGGTACCTGTCCTACCAGCGATACAGTGAAACTGGTGAACTACATGTCACCAACCGCCGCTGCTTTACCAGCTGACATGCAACAGTGTATGACCACCACGTTCCCTGTTACAGCGAACGCGCCTGATGTACCTAATGCAGTGGGCCACTGGACAGTAGTAAAAGGTAACGCTACCTTCCCTGCTGCTGACTTAAACAGCACATCTACTACTTTCACTGTGCCAAATGGTGATAGCGCTTATGTGACATGGACCATTACAAACGGTTTGTGCCAGAGCGTAGATACAATTAAGTTATACAACTATCAGCAACCTGAAACTGCGAACGCCGGTCCGGATTCTATCCGCCAGTGTAACAATGCTACCTTTACCATGCAGGCTACGGCAGCATCTCCTGCTACCGCTGTAGGTAAATGGTCACTGTATCCTGGTAGCGCGGCCAGCTTCAGCGCTGCTGATTCGACCAATCCAGCTGCTGTATTTACACTGCCTGCCGGTGATAGCGCTACCGCAACCTGGACAGTGACAAACGGTGTCTGCTCTTCTTCTGACAAAGTACTGCTCATTAACAGCGCAATGCCAGACCAGGCGAATGCCGGTGTAGACTTCATCCGTCAGTGTAATAACACGACCTTCACCGTGGCAGCAAACACGCCAACTGTAACAGGTGCTACCGGTAAATGGACACTCTCCAATACCCGTGCAACCATCGCAGCTGCTGATACCAGCAACCCAACTGCGGTGATCACCGTTCCTGTAGGTGATAGCGTAAAAGCTTACTGGACAATTACAAACGGTGCATGTTCTACTATCGACAGCGTGAAACTGGTGAACTATGCACAGCCAACCGCTGCCGAGGCAGGTCCTGACCAACGCCAGTGTGCTACCACAGCCTTTCCTATGGCGGCTAACACTCCTGATGTAACAGGTGCTACCGGTAGATGGACACTATCCAATACCCGTGCGACCATCGCAGCTGCTGATATCAGCAAACCAACTGCAGTGATCACTGTTCCTGTAGGCGACAGCGTAGTAGCTTACTGGACAATAACAAACGGTGTTTGTTCTTCTATCGATAGCGTGAAACTGATAGACGATGCAATGCCTGGTACGGCAAATGCTGGTCCTGCTCAGACACATTGTAACGACAGTGCCTTCACGATGGCGGCAAATACTGCTACCGCAGGTACCGGTGCATGGTCCTTCTACACAGGTACTACTGCAACGATTGCCACTACAGATGTAAATAATCCGACAGCAACGATCTTCGTACCGGCTGGCGATACTGCTACTGCTATCTGGACAATCTCCAACGGCATATGTACTTCTACCAGCACTGTTCTTCTGAAGAATGATATGATGCCGGAAGCTGCAAATGCGGGTCCTGACCAGACACATTGTAACGATTCGCTCTTCCACATGGCGGCTACGCCTGGAGCAATCACCACATCTACCGGTAAATGGACTGTGATCAGCGGTACTGCAACTATTGCAGCGACTGACCTGAATAACCCAACTGCCAGTGTGATTGTGTTCGCAGGTACATCCGCTACCCTGCAGTGGACCCTGAGCAATGGTACATGTACTGGTACGCCAGCTACTGTAACACTGACAAACCAGGGACCAGTACTGAACAATACCATCTCTGCCGATCAGACACTTTGTGCTTCTGAAACACCAGCTGCCCTCACGGGTACGGTGGCATTGAGTGGTGGCGACGGTACTTATACTTACCAGTGGCAGATAAGCACGACCAGTGCAACCACCGGTTTCTCCAATGTAACAACAGGTACAGGTGGCACTGCTGCTACTTATACCCCTGCTACACTCACCGCTGATACCGTATGGTTCAGAAGGATCGTAACTTCCGGTTCCTGCTCCAATACCATCAGCAACGTGGTGAAACTGAGAAGAATCACTACATCTCCTGTAGTTGTATCTGTTCCTGCTTCCGTAACGACTAATTGCGTAGCTGGTAAAGACTATACTACACTGTTCGGTACACCAGTATTCAGTCACCAGCCTTTCAGCAATGAAGCCCTGACTGTAACTTATACCGACAATACTCAAACGCCTGATGCATGTACTACCCTCATCATGCGTACCTGGACAGCCGTAGATCGTTGTGGTCTCACGACTTCCGCTCAGCAGACCATCACGGTTGTTGATACCACTGCACCTAAGTTCACCACCGCCGCTCCGGCTAACGTGACAGCAAGTTGTGACAACGTACCAGCTGCTGTAAACCTGACTGCTACCGACGATTGTTCCGGTACCCTGACCATCACACCGATTGAAACCCGTGTAGACATCGCAGGTCAGTGTACAAACAATTATTACCTGATCCGTAAATGGGTAGCGGTTGATAACTGTGGTAATGTAAGCGACACCCTGAGACAGACCGTAACTGTGAAAGATACCACCGGTCCTGTGTTCTCTGGTACTGCTCCTGCCAACGTAACCGTTGATTGTGATAAGGTACCTGCCGGAACTACCCTGACTGCTACTGATAACTGTACAACAGGTACCATCACTGTAACACCAGTGGATACCAGACAGTCAATCTCCGGCAGCACTTGTAGCAATACTTACCAGATCACCCGTACATGGACTGCGACCGATGATTGTGGTAACAGTACTGTACTAAAACAGATCATCACAGTAGTAGATACTACCCGACCAGTATTCAATACAATCCTGGTTGCTGATACTACTGTAAACTGCGACGGCGTACCTGCACTGCCAACGATCACTGCTACAGACAATTGTTCTGCAAGTGTGAAAGTAACGGTTGCCCAAACCAAGGTATTCCTGAGCACTACCTGCTCCAATAACTATCGTCTGACCCGTACCTGGACCGCTACCGACGATTGCGGAAACGTGGCTACAATGAAACAGGTAATTACTGTACAGGATACTACCAGACCATCATTTACCATCACACCGCCAAGCGATACTACCGTAAGTTGTAGTGCAGTGCCAACACCGCCAAGCAACCTGTCTGCTACTGACAACTGTAGTGCAACCAGTAATGTGAAGATCAGCTACACCCAGACCCGTCAGTCTATCACCGGTGCTTGTGCAAGCAACTACCAGCTGATCAGAGTCTGGACAGCGAAAGATGAATGTGGTAATACCAACACTGTTCGTCAGGTGATCACAGTAGTAGATACCACCAAACCAGTGATCGATCCGGCTCCGGCTGCTGTTACTGTCACTTGTGGAGGTACTATACCAGCTGCTGCTACCCTGTATGCAACTGATAACTGCGATGGCAACTTCCCTAAGAAAGCGACCATGACCACCGATCCATATACTGTGGATGCTTGTAACGGTTACACCATCACCAGAAGATGGAACGTATCTGACGCATGTGGTAATGCTGCGATCGAAAGGGTACAGATCATTACTGTAGTAGCGTGTCCTAAACCACAACTGGATACAGCGCTGCCAGCTAACTGTTCTGACAATACGAAGTTTGCATTGCAGCTGCTGACCAAAGTGAGCAAACCAACATTTACACTGCAGAGCGTATATCCTGCAGGTACCGTAACCACACCGAAGAGTCAGACCAGCAATGTATTCGACCTGAATGGTGCGACTCAGGCTACCTTCATCGTAACTGATGGCGTAACCGGTTGCGTATCTGACCCAGTGACTTATACCCTGCAATATGTACAGAAACCAACCGTCAACCTGGGTAACGATACTGCGATCTGCGAAGGCAACTCATTAACCCTGGATGCAGGTGCGGCAAATGCAAGTGCTGGTTATACAATTAAATGGAACACAGGTGCAACTACCCAACAGATCACCATATCTGCTGCCGGTACTTACTACGCAACGGTGACCAACAATGGTTGTTCCGCTACAGACTCTATTAAAGTAACGGTGAATACACCTCCAACGGTTGATATCCGCGATACCACTATCTGTGATGGCATGACTGTAAAACTGAATGCTTATGTACAGGGTGCTTCTTACACATGGAGCACTGGTGATACCGGACCATCTATCACTGTAAGTACCGCTGGTACCTACACCGTAGATGTATCACTGAAAGGTTGTACCGTAACTGACCAGGCGACCGTAACGGTGTCTACTCCGCCGAACGTGACCCTGACTCCTGATACTGCTATTTGTCCTGATCAGACAGTGATGCTGCAGGTTGAACCAGATGGTGGCAGTGTAACATGGTTAGACGGTTCATTGACAAACTCCATTATCGTATCTAAACCTGGTGATTACTGGGTGACTGTAACGAAGGGTGGTTGCGTTGTAACTGATACTGTAACTGTGACCAACAAAGCAAACATCAGCTTCGACCTCGGTCCTGACAAGGATATCTGTGCCGGTGGCCTCGTGGTACTGGATGCGACTAACGCTGACGTAATCTCTTACCTTTGGAATGATGGTACAACCGATCCGATCAAGGAAGTAAGCACACCAGGTACTTACACCGTAACAGTGCTTGACAGGTTCTGTAACCTGACTTCTACAGATAGCGTAAAAGTAACAGTGGCTGGTATCGGAGATATTTCTCTGGGTAATGATACCACCATCTGTATCGGTCAGACACTGACACTGAGTGTAGATGCCGGTACCGGCAACAGCATCAAGTGGCAGGATGGCGCTACTACTTCAACGTATGTAGTGACTACGACCGGATACTATACTGTGACTGTTTATAATGATTGCGGTACCGTAACCGATGATATCACGGTAACTTATAAAGCTTGTGAGGGTAAACCAGACTTCCCGAATGCGTTCACACCGAACGGCGACGGAAACAATGATACCTTCAAACCACATGTAACCGGAACGATGTATGACTACGATCTGCGTATCTACAACCGTTGGGGTGAACAGATCTTCATCAGTAAAGATTCCAAGACCGGATGGGATGGTCGATACAAAGGAACACTGGTGGATGTAGGAACTTATGTGTGGATGCTGAGCTATAAGAAGATACTGGGTGGACCATCAAATGTGGTGAAAGGCGAAGTGACCGTAATAAGATAA
- the rpmI gene encoding 50S ribosomal protein L35, whose translation MPKVKTHSRAKKTFKVTGSGQIKRYNAFKSHLLTKKATKRKRHLRGSSLVSSANLDLVKRMLALR comes from the coding sequence ATGCCCAAAGTAAAGACTCATTCCCGGGCTAAGAAGACCTTCAAGGTAACCGGGAGCGGACAGATTAAGCGGTATAATGCCTTCAAAAGTCACTTGCTGACCAAGAAAGCTACCAAAAGAAAACGCCACCTGAGAGGTAGCAGCCTGGTTAGTTCCGCTAACCTGGATCTCGTAAAGAGAATGCTCGCACTCAGATAG